The genomic stretch ttctctttttttcttttttttctttctttttttttgacaagtcgtgtgatcccgcaCTACCTCTGCTTTGtttgaagtgattgtgactgcctgaattcttggtagatgaagaattaccattgtggtatcgtcatatttaaCCTTACGATATGAGGGATAACCACCGCGACTCTGATGTTGGTCTCAACCTCCGGAGGTGAGGAATAATTTTGATGTCTCAACCTcttgaggtgagggataaccgttgtggttTTGACGTTTCGTCCTCCTGatgcgagggataaccattgttgtatccttaagtgcacactcctgatgaattttgaatgctcaaccaggttaactgaacactacccggcccctgggttaaaaataagggtttttttaatagaaaagaaactcctacttcgaaggctcagaagggttaacgaaggtttcactcccttatatctccagtgttttggaatttgaaacaatgcctatacatcatcaacagggttctactcaaaagcataccaatggaagttcttggtattatgttcatcatcctcccttcggagttatcatgctttatgtagcaagagttaagtatcacaaaaagcataaaaaaacatataagagcaaaagcgaatggattttttcaagacaaacatatccaatgcattatgattatagttcaaaaataaacaagttttgcatgcaaacagtattgaacaaatcaagaaagcttaaacatgaacatgcatggtGAATTAGGAATTGCGAATGTTGAAGAGATCTTCTCCGTAttgacttattgcttcagaagatccagtgAGATAGAGGAGAATCtcaattctggccttcaggtgcgaatgtgacAGCCTTTGAATCAATccggtcttgaaccttgtctttgaatgtctgTCAACTTTCAATCGGATAACCAAGTGCCCCAGCATGGAGAACACACCAAGCATCAACATATGTTCCTGtagaacactttagattacttcacagaagaagatttcggcaaagtcatacagaagttgtAAGTGCTccgctttagggatttgagctatgcaagtggtgcacaaactcaagatacaaggtgtcttgcttatccctcggtcgggagccccacaTATAGCGACTGGAGTTgctgaatgctttagggatttgagctgccaatgatgcgaactcaagaacacggagtcttgcttatccctcggtcgggagccctaaatatagatGCTGAAAGAGAAAACATCATCACGAATGGAGGATCTTTGTATTGCTATCAGTGAACAACAATAATCTCTGCGCTTGGTCATCAAAGtcgttacttggaacacacaagagTTGTTGGGAAGGAGAGCCTCTTGCAGTACAAGTTGCacgtgattctcatgagttattcATTGAGGAGGATCAAGCATCCTACTTGTGGCatatgaaatgggattgaccagtatAAACCATTATGAGTAAACTCAAACATCTATGTATCGAGCAAGTCCTGGACTTTTCGTacttcaacaccttgtaaggcttgacattatgatcaggtgccccagGCATTAGGATTACATTAGCTTGCTTCTTACTCTTTTCGTCTCTGTTGACAAGAAAATGCTAGTGACAAGGAAACTCCAGGAGGAGGAGGGGACTCGGaatatgaagcagaaccttgagaatgagaggtgtgccTTTGCAGATCATTCTTGATTAGtgtctggcagaagattctggcgaagtcacatggaatttataaaatttaatgaaCAATATAGTGCCACATCATTCGCATGAATTCACGATCAATTCTTTCGCACTATATATCATTATCCTTTATAAAATTTAATGAACAATATAGTGCCACATCATTCGCATGAATTCACGATCAATTCTTTCGCACTATATATCATTATCCTAATGATAATAGAGAATTGATATCTTTACACTGAATTTTACATAAACACCGTATATCCATACGGGTTTtggatacatttttaattttatttattactttATTGGAAACTGGAATTTGTGACTATAAAGTACACCCTCCGGtcacatttataagcaaaaaaaattgttttcacgattattaagaaattcaattaagtgtagttaactttttagatttcggagaaaacattgattaaatttactataatatcctctttattaaatttaatgaagTATTGGAAAATGAAATATAGGGGTATCTTAGGAATTACAGCATTAAATGATTTAGTAAtaattgatttttgcttataatagtgaccaagaattagattttttttttgcttataatagtgaccagAGAGTGTAAAGTGAAGGTAATAAGGTGTAATCTACTAGTGTAATCTTTTCAGTGTAGGAATAGCAGAGCTCATGATAATAAAAGTAAGACTCAAAAACTTACCATAATGGGAGTTCAACTACTAACACTTAAAACATTGGGATATTGGCATATTGCTAGACCACTGGGATAATAAACAATACATGTCAAAGTAATGTTTTAGCTAAACTATATTTATTAACCAATTTATTTGGAGGTCTGATTTATAGCTTAAAGAAGTGAGGCCAAAGACAATAATCTTGATTCTGATTACCCTTTTGATGAAAGTGGCACACCAAGTATACAAGCAGCTGCAGCAGGATCTGTAGGACCAAATTGATTCACAATACCAATAGCAtacaaaattgaaaagaaaaagcaCTTTGTTGAATTCTTTGGATCACTATCTCTAAGCTGAGAAGTTACTTTAAAACCAGCATCAGTACATATACTACAATTAGCTTCAGCTTTCAAATCACCATTACAAGAAGTATCTAAAGGACTAATCATACCAACTTTTTGTTTCCAGTCTGTGATGTTTGATATACCTGCACAGCTTGAAGTGTTGGTGACAAACTGAGTTGAGTTTGGGAAACAAGTATGGACTAACAAAGGTTGGATTTTTAAGGATGAAAGTTTGAGTTTGAAATCTTGTAAACATGCTGAGGAAGTGTTTTCATTTGAGAATTGAAAGAGTTGAGTTTCTTTGAGGTGTTTTGCAAGTCCTATACCAACAAGACTGAGAAGTGATTGACAACAGTGTTGTGTGTCAATTGGGTCTCTGCAGGTTGATGTGTCCCATGGAAAGGTTTCAACGTAGCTGAGATTTATAGGACATGATGCAGAAGAAGCAGTAGCTATGAACAAAGTGAAGCAAAGGAGAAAGGGAAGGAACATGAATTGGTGGTTATTATTATCCATTTTTAGAATTGTGTTGAAGACACAGACTCAAACACAGTTATAATGAGATGTTTTTGAGATACTTTGTTTTACTAGTCAACCTCGGCATACTACGGTCAAAAGACATGTTTTGTATATTAGATAAGAATTCAGCTTTAATATTAATTGATACAAAATCACACGATGAAACATTAGTTGATTTCTTTTGCTTGTGTTGTGTTGGTCAAATTGTTTATGTGAATATTCGTTAACAATAAATAGTGGCAGTTAAGGGAACCTTCCTACTTAATTCCGTGACAAATACTAGTAAAGGTCTCTCtccaaataaaattatttttttcttgacttttataattttgaatttaaaacaacAATCAAATTTTATTCTACCAAATTAAATAAATGAACGTTAAAGTTAGGGATGGTCGTGGTTTGATTTGAGCGGTTTTAACACAAAAAATTATTTGAACCGTAAGATGAAAAAGTATgcagtttgatttggtttggttgatttttaaaaataaaatcgaattaaACCAAACAAAACCAATGTGGTTTTGGTTGTttcggtttttttaaaaaaattattgagtcatacatatacatataaatgataacataactttgtatttagtcatttatgtgttatcagattacaacaaaattcatcataattgGCAACAACTTTTCATTTGATGTACACAAATAAGATTagagaaaagtgaaataaaaacataaaataatagtataaatcaatatcaaaaacattataatgaaatagaaaaaacagATGAGAATAAAgatgagaagatgaaaaagaaagagcaaaagagatgagagattagacaagagagataaaagaataatgGTATGAGTCACTAGAGCCGTTTGAGCTTCAGCATCCGCATCCTGTTTCTTTTTTCAGGTTGTCCGAATTTGGAAGCCGGAAGAGTCAGATTTCAAAGTTGATTGGTTAGCAGCACGTCTAGCCCTAGCTTCAGCCATCAATTTTCTTTGTTCTTTAAGGTTGGCAGTTGTCATGTTTCCTGCAAAAATAAAGGAGATTGTTAGACTAgaaagggaaggataaaataattTACGCAACGGAGGGATAATGATGACCATTATCTTGGTAGACCAAAAATTTATCTTGATCATTGGACATTTCCACAATGTCTTTAGTTTTCATCACTGAGAAGGAGTCTAAAAATGAGAGTGATTGAAGTTCATCAACACTTAACTTGTCATAATCAAAACCAAATACTGGTACCCCCCGGGCTATCCGTCCAATAGAATGGAAAGCGTTGATTACCACCTTGACCATATAAAATGTCTGGGCATCTACTACCGCATCTTACCCGGATAAATCGATCTTTGAAGTATTTGTAGTTGGAGGTATAAGTTCGGAGAAAGCTCTTGCCCGGGGCTCCGTTGAGAGATACCCAACTACTCTTATCGGCTCCCTTCAACTCAAAAAAGGAGAATAAGATGCCCAGAGTATGATCAATGTTAATGGATTCACAAATAAATTCAAAAGGTTGAATAAAACCCCAGCCATTTGGGCGTAATTGGGTCGGGACTGTATTCAAGGTAGTCAATAATTCAGCTACAAAGTAGGAGAAGGGAAATTGAATCTTGAAATCTTCCAGGAGTCTGATGTAAAAATAGAAGAACTCGTCCTTAGCACCTTGTAGACAGTATAAGCATACCACTTCACCCCACTACTATATTTTTTGCCTAAGGCCACACTAAAATTTTCCACggctcagaaactgtggccacatatatgatttgacCAGGATTTTCAAAGCGtagaattatgttataaaatattgaatccggagtaTGAAACTGTGGCCTTTACTTCAATTTCCACAGTTAGACAATTGCAGATATTTTTAGCCGCAAAGGAAAACCGCGGCctcataattttc from Vicia villosa cultivar HV-30 ecotype Madison, WI linkage group LG4, Vvil1.0, whole genome shotgun sequence encodes the following:
- the LOC131598343 gene encoding probable receptor-like protein kinase At1g11050; this encodes MDNNNHQFMFLPFLLCFTLFIATASSASCPINLSYVETFPWDTSTCRDPIDTQHCCQSLLSLVGIGLAKHLKETQLFQFSNENTSSACLQDFKLKLSSLKIQPLLVHTCFPNSTQFVTNTSSCAGISNITDWKQKVGMISPLDTSCNGDLKAEANCSICTDAGFKVTSQLRDSDPKNSTKCFFFSILYAIGIVNQFGPTDPAAAACILGVPLSSKG